The Qingrenia yutianensis genome includes a window with the following:
- a CDS encoding Gfo/Idh/MocA family protein, giving the protein MKNACVIGYGNIGPVHTSILNDLGALYAVCDADRKKLDRAREKYKNIKTFSNFDEVLNDKNIDVVHICTPHYLHAPLTEKALSHGKDVVLEKPAAMNITEFEKLEKIIKTAKNRVCVVLQNRYNNSIVRLKEIAGQKGTPVGVCGFLTWQRTADYYNSADWRGKLATEGGALLINQAIHLLDMMQYIAGEPDGAEGNVCNHSLKNVIEAEDTCEALISFKNGCKGAFYATNAYSGTYPYRLEVDYPDAAYRYSDNCLYEIKKDEIPKVIAADTPAEIGKYIWGSAHKEVLERFYSESKVYETIFDAYNAHALVYAIYKSASEGGKYIKLGEK; this is encoded by the coding sequence ATGAAAAACGCCTGCGTTATAGGATACGGAAATATAGGTCCCGTTCACACGTCAATATTAAACGATTTGGGTGCGCTTTACGCAGTCTGCGACGCAGACAGAAAAAAGCTTGACCGCGCACGCGAAAAATATAAAAACATCAAAACCTTTTCAAATTTTGACGAGGTTTTAAACGACAAAAACATTGACGTTGTTCACATCTGCACACCGCATTATCTGCACGCACCGCTTACCGAAAAGGCGCTTTCTCACGGCAAGGACGTCGTACTGGAAAAGCCTGCGGCTATGAATATAACCGAATTTGAAAAGCTTGAAAAGATTATTAAAACCGCAAAAAACAGAGTTTGCGTTGTTTTGCAGAACAGATACAACAATTCGATTGTGCGCCTTAAAGAAATAGCCGGGCAAAAAGGCACTCCCGTCGGCGTTTGCGGATTTTTGACGTGGCAGAGAACGGCGGACTATTACAACAGTGCCGACTGGCGCGGAAAACTTGCGACCGAGGGCGGTGCACTGCTTATAAATCAGGCAATTCACCTTTTGGATATGATGCAGTATATCGCAGGCGAACCTGACGGCGCGGAGGGAAACGTGTGCAATCACTCGCTCAAAAATGTAATTGAGGCAGAGGACACCTGCGAGGCGCTTATTTCGTTTAAAAACGGCTGTAAAGGCGCGTTTTATGCGACAAACGCATATTCGGGAACTTATCCCTACCGCCTCGAGGTTGACTATCCTGACGCGGCATACCGATACTCCGATAACTGTTTATATGAAATCAAGAAGGACGAAATCCCGAAAGTTATAGCCGCCGACACGCCCGCCGAAATAGGAAAATATATTTGGGGCAGTGCTCACAAAGAGGTCTTGGAGAGATTTTACAGTGAAAGCAAAGTATATGAAACGATTTTTGACGCATATAATGCGCACGCTTTGGTCTACGCAATTTACAAAAGTGCGTCAGAGGGCGGAAAATATATAAAATTAGGAGAAAAATGA
- the uxuA gene encoding mannonate dehydratase: MQMTFRWYGKDDPVTLEKIRQIPGVTGIVSAIYDVPVGEALSLEKILELKKEIEDKGLTLSVIESVPVHEDIKMGCGDRDRYIENYCTTLRNLAKAGIDCVCYNFMPVFDWTRSDLAYELPDGSNALIYDNETVLKMNPLSGDLSLPGWDSSYTKDGMRSLLEAYSKITEEDLWNNLKYFLDRVIKVAEEVKVKMAIHPDDPPWSIFGLPRIITSKRNIERFLKLYDSKYNGLTLCSGSLGADPNNDIPDMVRSFCGRIHFAHIRNIKITGERCFEESAHKTEAGSLDIFEIVKAYRDCGFDGYIRPDHGRMIWGETGRPGYGLYDRALGAVYINGIWEALEKTK; this comes from the coding sequence ATGCAAATGACATTCAGATGGTACGGCAAAGATGATCCCGTAACACTCGAAAAAATCCGGCAAATTCCCGGGGTGACGGGCATTGTTTCGGCAATCTACGACGTTCCCGTGGGTGAGGCTTTGAGCCTTGAGAAAATTTTGGAGCTCAAAAAAGAAATTGAGGACAAAGGACTTACATTAAGCGTTATCGAAAGCGTCCCCGTTCACGAGGACATCAAAATGGGCTGCGGCGACCGCGACAGGTACATAGAAAACTACTGCACAACATTAAGAAATCTAGCAAAGGCAGGTATAGACTGCGTTTGCTACAACTTTATGCCTGTCTTCGACTGGACGCGCTCCGATTTGGCATATGAGCTTCCCGACGGTTCAAATGCGCTGATTTACGACAACGAAACGGTGCTTAAAATGAACCCGTTAAGCGGTGATTTATCCCTTCCCGGCTGGGATTCGAGCTACACAAAAGACGGTATGCGCTCACTTTTGGAGGCATACAGCAAAATCACCGAAGAGGATTTGTGGAACAATTTAAAATACTTCCTCGACCGCGTTATAAAAGTTGCGGAGGAGGTTAAAGTCAAAATGGCTATCCACCCCGACGATCCCCCCTGGAGCATTTTCGGTTTGCCGAGGATTATCACAAGCAAGAGAAACATTGAACGATTTTTAAAGCTTTACGACAGCAAATACAACGGTCTTACGCTTTGCAGCGGTTCGCTCGGCGCAGACCCGAACAACGATATTCCCGATATGGTGCGCTCGTTCTGCGGCCGCATACATTTTGCGCATATCCGCAACATCAAAATCACAGGCGAAAGATGCTTTGAGGAGTCGGCACACAAAACAGAGGCAGGCTCGCTCGACATTTTTGAAATCGTAAAAGCTTACCGCGACTGCGGTTTTGACGGCTATATCCGTCCCGACCACGGCAGAATGATTTGGGGCGAAACGGGACGTCCCGGCTACGGGCTTTACGACAGAGCGCTTGGTGCGGTATACATTAACGGCATTTGGGAAGCGCTTGAAAAAACAAAATAA
- a CDS encoding SDR family oxidoreductase, with translation MKLPFKIDLTDKVAVVTGGGGVLCSGFAKAIAQCGARVAILDLREENAKKVADEINADGGKALGISANVLEKDSLTAAKKIINEKFGTVDVLINGAGGNHPKGTTTKEYYEKGDEENADVVSFFDLDKSGVEFVFNLNFLGTLIPTQVFAPDLLDKKDAVILNVSSMNAFCPLTKIPAYSGAKAAVSNFTKWLAVHFSKTGIRVNAIAPGFFVTDQNRALLIDENGNFTPRSQKILNSTPMGRFGETEELTGTLLWLLSNGATFVNGVVVPVDGGFSAYSGV, from the coding sequence ATGAAATTACCGTTTAAAATTGATTTGACAGACAAGGTTGCAGTTGTAACAGGCGGCGGCGGTGTGCTTTGCTCGGGCTTTGCAAAGGCTATTGCACAGTGCGGTGCGCGCGTTGCAATTCTCGATTTGCGCGAAGAAAACGCAAAAAAAGTTGCCGATGAGATAAACGCTGACGGCGGAAAGGCATTGGGAATTTCGGCAAACGTGCTTGAAAAAGACAGCCTTACGGCGGCGAAAAAAATCATCAACGAAAAATTCGGCACGGTTGATGTTTTAATCAACGGTGCCGGCGGAAACCACCCGAAAGGCACCACAACAAAGGAATATTACGAAAAAGGCGACGAGGAAAATGCCGACGTTGTAAGCTTTTTCGACCTCGACAAAAGCGGTGTTGAATTTGTATTTAACCTAAACTTTTTGGGAACACTTATTCCGACGCAGGTTTTCGCGCCCGATTTGCTCGATAAAAAAGACGCGGTAATTTTGAACGTTTCGTCGATGAACGCTTTTTGTCCGCTCACCAAAATTCCGGCATACAGCGGTGCAAAAGCGGCGGTGTCAAACTTCACAAAATGGCTCGCGGTGCATTTTTCAAAAACAGGAATACGTGTAAACGCGATTGCACCGGGATTTTTCGTAACCGATCAGAACCGCGCGCTTTTAATTGACGAAAACGGAAACTTCACACCGCGTTCGCAGAAAATTTTAAACAGCACGCCGATGGGCAGATTCGGCGAAACGGAAGAACTCACGGGAACGCTGCTGTGGCTTTTGTCGAACGGCGCAACGTTTGTAAACGGCGTTGTTGTTCCTGTTGACGGCGGATTTTCGGCATACAGCGGAGTGTAA
- a CDS encoding cytidylate kinase-like family protein, which produces MKKIVTIAREFGSGGRYIGKLAAEKLGYKFYDKELIMLMSKESGLSDEFIEEAGEKITNSMLFNVAMGGVYLNPGYNNTLMPLSDKLFVVQSNIIKRIAEEGPCVIVGRCADYSLKERGDCLNVFIHCPDEQKAERATKIYNMPEKNIEKEIKRRNKARSSHYYYYTGLDWGSPSNYDIVLNSGSLGADMCADIIADIAKNC; this is translated from the coding sequence ATGAAAAAAATTGTTACCATTGCACGAGAATTCGGCAGCGGCGGACGTTATATCGGCAAACTTGCGGCTGAAAAACTCGGATATAAATTTTATGATAAAGAGCTTATTATGCTTATGTCAAAGGAAAGCGGACTTTCGGACGAATTTATTGAGGAAGCGGGCGAAAAGATTACAAACAGTATGCTTTTCAACGTCGCTATGGGCGGAGTTTATTTGAACCCCGGCTATAACAACACGCTTATGCCGTTGTCCGACAAGCTTTTCGTGGTGCAGAGCAACATTATAAAACGCATTGCGGAGGAAGGTCCCTGCGTTATAGTCGGCAGATGCGCGGACTACAGTTTGAAAGAGCGCGGCGACTGCCTTAACGTGTTTATCCACTGCCCCGACGAGCAGAAAGCAGAGCGCGCAACCAAAATTTACAATATGCCCGAAAAGAATATTGAAAAGGAAATCAAGCGCCGAAACAAAGCGCGTTCCAGCCATTATTACTATTATACGGGACTTGATTGGGGTTCGCCCAGCAATTATGACATTGTGCTCAACAGCGGTTCGCTCGGTGCGGATATGTGCGCCGACATCATTGCAGACATCGCAAAAAACTGCTGA
- a CDS encoding DUF3048 domain-containing protein, producing the protein MKKQAKRALIGFLCASLLLTGCGKKAEEKTETNDEKSQITEVDNTSEFYKNITEGNERPIAVMIDNDNSSAWPQSGLDKAYKVYEIVVEGGATRFMALFKNSDCEKIGPVRSSRHYFLDYVLENDAVYVHYGWSPKAANDISALGINKINGVLGGDGNIFWRERKYSGDWHSAYTNIEKIKAMAKEKGYRSTTDEKITGINKEFTEITGDNAVNITLPYSGMYKVYYTYDEKIKAYKRKMNSTEHKSADGTDYTATNIIIQYAKNFPLGDGSPRQDVSTVGNGEGYFITGGKCVPITWQKTSRQAKTVYKTQDGNEISLNPGTTWINIISPTTKAVIK; encoded by the coding sequence TTGAAAAAACAGGCAAAACGCGCTTTAATCGGTTTTCTTTGCGCGTCGCTCCTTTTGACGGGGTGCGGAAAGAAAGCGGAAGAAAAAACCGAAACGAATGATGAAAAATCTCAAATTACCGAGGTTGACAATACAAGCGAATTTTACAAAAACATCACCGAGGGTAACGAACGTCCCATTGCGGTGATGATTGACAACGACAACAGTTCCGCGTGGCCGCAAAGCGGTCTTGACAAGGCATATAAGGTTTACGAGATAGTTGTTGAGGGCGGTGCAACGCGATTTATGGCGCTTTTCAAAAATTCCGACTGCGAGAAAATCGGACCCGTGCGCTCGTCGCGTCACTATTTTCTCGATTACGTTCTTGAAAACGACGCGGTTTATGTTCACTACGGCTGGAGTCCCAAAGCGGCAAACGACATCAGTGCGCTTGGCATAAACAAGATAAACGGTGTTCTGGGCGGTGACGGAAACATTTTCTGGCGCGAAAGAAAATATTCGGGCGACTGGCACAGCGCGTACACGAACATTGAAAAAATTAAGGCTATGGCAAAAGAAAAGGGTTACCGCAGCACGACCGATGAAAAAATCACGGGAATAAACAAGGAATTTACCGAAATTACGGGTGATAACGCAGTGAATATTACCTTGCCTTATTCGGGAATGTATAAGGTTTATTACACCTATGACGAGAAGATAAAGGCATATAAGCGAAAAATGAATTCCACTGAGCATAAATCGGCGGACGGCACGGACTACACCGCGACGAATATTATCATTCAGTATGCCAAAAACTTTCCGCTCGGCGACGGCTCGCCCAGACAGGACGTTTCGACCGTCGGAAACGGCGAGGGATATTTTATAACGGGCGGAAAATGCGTTCCGATTACCTGGCAGAAAACGTCAAGACAGGCAAAAACGGTTTACAAAACACAGGACGGAAACGAGATTTCGCTAAATCCCGGTACAACCTGGATTAACATTATAAGCCCGACGACAAAGGCAGTTATAAAATAA
- the gdhA gene encoding NADP-specific glutamate dehydrogenase, which translates to MSLKNEYLKELMARVEKRNPAEPEFHQAVREVLESLEPVVEKRPEFVTSGVIESLVEPERIIKFRVPWVDDNGKVQVNRGFRVQFNSAIGPYKGGLRFHPSVYEGIIKFLGFEQVFKNSLTGLPIGGGKGGSDFDPKGKSDMEVMRFCQSFMTELSKHIGADTDVPAGDIGVGAREIGYLFGQYKRLRNEFTGVLTGKGLTYGGSLARKEATGYGLCYFTEEMLNEKGKSLKGATVVVSGSGNVAIYAAEKATELGAKVVALSDSNGYIYDKNGIDLDAVKQIKEVERKRIKEYLNYHKDAEYHEGCKGVWTIKCDVALPCATQNEIDEESAKILVANGVTAVGEGANMPSTPEAIETFISSKVLFGPAKAANAGGVATSALEMSQNSMRYSWTFEEVDAKLKDIMVNIYKNASSAAKEYGHADNLVYGANIAGFLKVAESMLAHGVV; encoded by the coding sequence TTGAGCTTAAAGAATGAATATTTAAAAGAATTGATGGCGCGAGTTGAAAAAAGAAACCCGGCAGAACCTGAATTTCATCAGGCTGTAAGAGAGGTTTTGGAGTCGCTCGAACCTGTTGTTGAAAAAAGACCGGAATTTGTTACGTCCGGCGTTATAGAAAGCCTTGTTGAGCCTGAAAGAATTATAAAATTCAGAGTTCCCTGGGTTGACGATAACGGCAAAGTACAGGTTAACAGAGGTTTCAGAGTGCAGTTTAACAGCGCTATCGGACCTTACAAGGGCGGTTTGAGATTTCACCCGTCTGTTTATGAAGGCATTATCAAATTCCTCGGTTTTGAACAGGTTTTCAAAAACTCGCTCACAGGTCTTCCCATCGGCGGCGGCAAGGGCGGAAGTGATTTCGACCCCAAAGGCAAATCGGATATGGAAGTTATGCGTTTCTGCCAGAGCTTTATGACAGAGCTTTCCAAACACATCGGCGCAGATACAGACGTTCCCGCAGGTGACATCGGCGTAGGCGCAAGAGAAATCGGCTACCTCTTCGGTCAGTACAAAAGACTCCGCAACGAGTTTACAGGCGTTCTTACCGGCAAAGGCCTTACATACGGCGGTTCGCTCGCAAGAAAAGAGGCTACAGGCTACGGTCTTTGCTACTTCACAGAGGAAATGCTCAACGAAAAAGGCAAGTCGCTTAAAGGCGCTACCGTTGTTGTTTCCGGTTCGGGCAACGTTGCTATTTACGCTGCCGAAAAAGCAACAGAGCTTGGTGCAAAGGTTGTTGCGCTTTCCGACTCGAACGGCTACATTTACGATAAAAACGGCATTGATTTAGACGCTGTTAAACAGATTAAAGAAGTTGAGAGAAAGAGAATTAAAGAGTATCTTAACTACCATAAAGACGCTGAATATCACGAGGGCTGCAAAGGCGTCTGGACAATCAAATGCGACGTTGCACTTCCCTGCGCAACACAGAATGAAATTGACGAAGAAAGCGCAAAAATCCTCGTTGCAAACGGCGTTACGGCTGTCGGCGAGGGTGCAAATATGCCTTCTACTCCCGAAGCTATCGAAACATTCATTTCGAGCAAAGTCCTTTTCGGACCTGCAAAAGCCGCAAACGCAGGCGGTGTAGCAACATCTGCGCTTGAAATGAGCCAGAACTCTATGAGATATTCGTGGACTTTTGAAGAAGTTGACGCTAAACTCAAAGATATTATGGTTAACATCTACAAAAATGCGTCGTCTGCCGCTAAAGAATACGGTCACGCAGACAACCTCGTTTACGGTGCTAACATTGCAGGCTTCCTCAAAGTTGCGGAATCTATGCTTGCACACGGCGTGGTTTGA
- a CDS encoding helix-turn-helix domain-containing protein, which translates to MFDNTKVLQCIHFFYYRDSEKVVRTVKDYEIDYYLSGSRTMNINGKEFPVGKGSVVIRRPGEVVFSYGESYDCYILSLDFSGKIDIPEGEYIRQRTGSVQQKFDNPVMNMLPSIIRPSHDVDYMRIFEKLCRNSYPNPICKAAQNRLVSELMYVLAADSIRQSDNLSSTAKSAVDIATEYIQENFRRKITLKKLSDVTNLSPNYFARLFKAETGVTPTEYLIRIRFENARVLLGETDYPIKTVASLCGFSDESFFTYSFRKRFLKTPLEYRKFYMSKM; encoded by the coding sequence ATGTTTGACAATACAAAGGTTTTGCAGTGCATACATTTTTTCTATTACCGCGATTCCGAAAAGGTTGTCCGCACGGTTAAGGACTACGAAATCGACTACTATTTGAGCGGCAGCCGAACTATGAATATAAACGGAAAAGAATTTCCTGTCGGAAAAGGCTCGGTGGTTATCCGCCGTCCCGGCGAGGTGGTTTTCAGCTACGGCGAAAGTTACGACTGCTATATCCTGTCGCTCGATTTCAGCGGTAAAATCGACATTCCCGAGGGCGAGTATATCCGTCAGCGTACGGGCAGTGTCCAGCAAAAGTTTGATAATCCCGTTATGAATATGCTTCCGAGCATAATCCGCCCGTCGCACGACGTGGATTATATGCGCATTTTTGAAAAGCTTTGCCGAAATTCTTATCCCAACCCAATCTGCAAAGCGGCGCAAAACCGCCTTGTGAGCGAACTTATGTATGTTCTTGCGGCGGACAGTATCCGCCAAAGCGACAATTTAAGCAGTACGGCGAAAAGTGCGGTCGATATTGCAACCGAGTATATTCAGGAGAATTTCAGACGTAAAATCACGCTGAAAAAACTCTCCGATGTGACAAACTTAAGCCCCAACTATTTTGCACGTCTTTTTAAAGCCGAAACGGGCGTTACGCCCACCGAATACCTTATAAGAATACGCTTTGAAAATGCGAGGGTGCTTCTCGGCGAGACCGATTATCCCATAAAAACCGTCGCGTCGCTGTGCGGATTTTCCGACGAGTCGTTTTTTACATATTCGTTCCGCAAAAGGTTTTTGAAAACACCGCTCGAATACCGTAAATTTTATATGTCGAAAATGTGA
- a CDS encoding zinc ribbon domain-containing protein, whose amino-acid sequence MKKANSISKIVSAVMNVIVLIAVCSGWVNVLTNSGAQRMYTLFEISDLFSSLRLLFSGLGNFGSFEIALTSLIVSFLAFVMIVLAVVSIVCAVIPERTTYRFNTVAAVINSVIAFLLAAAIVVLNFKFRYASFFGLNISSTFLPTRAPFVVIVFSILSRVFLNSRTKKPKALPEPEKPAEQSNGKTCSVCGAECDSDAQFCRICGNGFNNEESFCPHCGKSVSPSAVFCNYCGKRLNDEPDNDENADNESADNLQNEYNTEIDPEDNTENDTHNEENF is encoded by the coding sequence GTGAAAAAAGCAAATTCTATTTCAAAAATAGTGTCCGCGGTGATGAATGTTATCGTTTTAATTGCCGTCTGTTCAGGCTGGGTTAACGTTTTGACCAATTCGGGCGCGCAAAGAATGTATACGCTTTTTGAAATTTCGGATTTATTTTCAAGTTTAAGGCTTTTATTTTCCGGTTTGGGAAATTTCGGCTCGTTTGAAATTGCGCTTACATCGCTGATTGTTTCGTTTTTGGCGTTTGTGATGATTGTTCTTGCGGTTGTTTCGATTGTCTGCGCGGTTATTCCCGAAAGGACGACATACAGATTTAACACCGTTGCAGCTGTGATAAATTCCGTAATCGCGTTTTTGCTTGCCGCGGCTATTGTGGTGCTCAATTTTAAATTCCGATACGCTTCATTTTTCGGTCTTAACATTTCGAGCACATTTCTTCCCACAAGAGCACCGTTTGTTGTAATTGTGTTTTCAATTTTGTCGAGAGTGTTTTTAAATTCGCGTACAAAAAAACCGAAAGCACTGCCCGAACCCGAAAAGCCGGCGGAGCAAAGCAACGGCAAAACGTGCAGTGTGTGCGGTGCGGAGTGTGACAGTGACGCGCAGTTCTGCCGTATCTGCGGAAACGGTTTTAATAATGAAGAAAGTTTTTGTCCGCATTGCGGAAAATCTGTTTCGCCGTCGGCGGTGTTCTGCAATTATTGCGGTAAACGTTTGAATGATGAGCCGGATAATGACGAAAATGCCGATAATGAAAGTGCAGATAATTTGCAGAATGAATATAATACGGAAATCGATCCGGAAGATAACACAGAGAATGACACACATAATGAAGAAAATTTTTAA
- the spo0A gene encoding sporulation transcription factor Spo0A has translation MNNKVRVVVADDNKEFCRTMRDYFAGCDDIELIGAAFDGKEAYEMVLQTKPDVLLTDVVMPNLDGLGVLSKLNNTSELTKKPNVIVISAIGNDKIIRSAMNLGAKYYIIKPADLSVIADRVREFKETMSMFKSVKMPGKQQGGSFDLEMGVTAIIQKIGVPAHIKGYQYMRDAIIMVIKDMDAINSVTKILYPTVAKKYNTTSSRVERAIRHAIEVAWDRGDPEVLDEMFGYTIMSSKGKPTNSEFIAMISDKLRLELKSA, from the coding sequence ATGAATAACAAAGTTAGAGTAGTTGTTGCGGACGATAATAAGGAATTTTGCAGAACAATGAGGGATTATTTTGCAGGTTGTGACGATATTGAGTTAATCGGTGCAGCATTTGACGGAAAAGAGGCGTATGAAATGGTGCTTCAAACCAAGCCGGACGTGCTTTTGACCGACGTTGTTATGCCAAATCTCGACGGACTCGGAGTATTGAGCAAGCTGAACAACACCTCGGAACTGACAAAAAAACCGAACGTAATCGTAATTTCGGCAATCGGCAACGATAAAATCATAAGAAGCGCAATGAACCTCGGCGCAAAATATTACATAATAAAACCTGCCGACCTTTCGGTTATCGCAGACAGGGTAAGGGAATTTAAAGAAACAATGTCGATGTTCAAATCGGTGAAAATGCCCGGAAAACAGCAGGGCGGTTCGTTCGACCTCGAAATGGGCGTCACCGCGATTATCCAGAAAATCGGCGTACCTGCGCATATAAAAGGCTATCAGTATATGCGCGACGCGATAATTATGGTTATAAAAGATATGGACGCTATAAACTCGGTTACAAAAATTCTCTATCCCACCGTGGCGAAAAAGTATAACACCACGTCGTCGCGCGTTGAAAGGGCAATCCGCCACGCAATAGAGGTTGCGTGGGACAGAGGCGACCCCGAAGTCTTGGACGAAATGTTCGGCTACACAATTATGAGCAGTAAAGGAAAACCGACAAATTCCGAATTTATTGCTATGATTTCCGATAAACTCCGTCTTGAGCTGAAAAGCGCCTGA
- a CDS encoding class I SAM-dependent methyltransferase: MEDRSGITSLMSAFARAVHAEYEENPVLRDTLARKLLSDDEYKMIENYVLSGMDFFEPDKKGCFSSDTDALRYLVNTHLAPTPLCRSAYCENALKTAVRTGTEQYVILGAGLDTFAFREKEFAEKYKIFELDHPKTQTDKLMRIKRANWEIPQNLTFVNIDFTTGNIAAKLVKNGFNPQKKTFFSWLGVSYYLYRSEIENTLKSLRQIMADGSTIVFDYAGAELFTSKVRRVQNMIAMAKAGGEEMKSSFDFMSAELMMSDLGFLVYEHLTPKDIQSQIIKNGSIKAFEHINYIQAVYKRK, encoded by the coding sequence ATGGAAGATAGAAGCGGTATCACCTCGCTTATGTCGGCGTTTGCAAGGGCGGTGCACGCGGAATATGAAGAAAATCCCGTGTTACGCGACACTCTTGCGCGCAAGCTTTTGAGTGATGACGAGTACAAAATGATTGAAAATTATGTTTTGAGCGGTATGGATTTTTTTGAGCCGGACAAAAAAGGCTGTTTTTCGTCCGACACCGATGCACTGCGGTATCTTGTGAACACACACCTTGCCCCCACTCCGCTTTGCCGAAGCGCATACTGCGAAAACGCGCTTAAAACCGCAGTTAGAACGGGAACAGAGCAATATGTGATTTTGGGCGCCGGACTTGACACATTTGCGTTCCGCGAAAAAGAATTTGCGGAAAAATATAAAATTTTTGAGCTTGACCACCCCAAAACACAGACAGACAAGCTTATGCGCATAAAGCGTGCAAATTGGGAAATTCCTCAAAATTTAACCTTTGTCAATATTGATTTCACCACCGGCAATATAGCGGCAAAGCTTGTTAAAAACGGCTTTAATCCGCAGAAAAAAACGTTTTTCTCGTGGCTCGGCGTAAGCTATTATCTCTACCGCAGCGAAATCGAAAACACGCTTAAATCACTGCGCCAAATTATGGCGGACGGCAGTACAATCGTTTTCGACTATGCCGGCGCAGAACTGTTTACGTCCAAAGTCCGCCGTGTGCAGAATATGATTGCTATGGCAAAAGCGGGCGGTGAAGAAATGAAATCGTCGTTTGATTTTATGAGCGCCGAGCTGATGATGTCCGATTTGGGATTTTTGGTATATGAACACCTCACCCCAAAAGATATTCAGTCGCAGATTATTAAAAACGGCAGCATAAAAGCATTTGAACATATAAATTATATCCAGGCAGTGTATAAAAGAAAGTAA
- a CDS encoding nucleotidyltransferase family protein produces the protein MNSTLLVMAAGAGSRFGGLKQIEPVGKNGEVLLDYSVYDAVNAGFTKVVFVIKKSMEKDFREIIGKRIEKKVDVAYAFQELDDLPGGFAPVKDRVKPWGTVQAVLCAKDVADTPFAVINSDDYYGRNVYKILTDHFNASSEMCMAAYELGNTLSDNGTVTRGVCEVENGYLKSVTEHYNLDKTTDLPLDTKVSMNIWGFMPDIFAKLENGFVNFLKDLKDPLKGEYILPVFVDELIKNENAKVKVLTSKDTWLGMTYREDLPFVKAEMAKLDYKF, from the coding sequence ATGAATTCAACTCTGTTGGTAATGGCGGCAGGGGCAGGCAGCCGTTTCGGCGGTCTGAAACAAATTGAGCCGGTGGGCAAAAACGGCGAAGTTCTGCTTGACTATTCGGTTTACGACGCGGTTAATGCAGGCTTTACAAAAGTTGTTTTTGTCATAAAAAAATCTATGGAAAAAGATTTCCGTGAGATAATCGGCAAAAGAATTGAGAAAAAAGTTGACGTTGCATATGCGTTTCAGGAGCTTGACGACCTTCCCGGCGGATTTGCGCCCGTTAAAGACAGGGTTAAACCTTGGGGCACGGTTCAGGCGGTGCTGTGCGCGAAAGACGTTGCGGATACGCCGTTTGCGGTTATAAATTCCGACGATTACTACGGCAGAAACGTTTACAAAATTTTGACCGACCATTTCAACGCGTCAAGCGAAATGTGTATGGCGGCATACGAGCTGGGCAACACGTTGAGCGACAACGGAACGGTTACGCGCGGAGTGTGCGAGGTGGAAAACGGATATTTAAAGAGCGTTACCGAGCATTATAACCTCGACAAAACCACCGATTTACCGCTTGACACAAAGGTTTCAATGAATATTTGGGGATTTATGCCCGACATTTTTGCAAAGCTTGAAAACGGTTTTGTAAATTTCTTAAAAGACCTCAAAGACCCGCTCAAAGGTGAGTATATCCTCCCCGTTTTTGTGGACGAGCTTATAAAAAATGAGAACGCAAAAGTTAAAGTTTTGACATCGAAAGACACGTGGCTCGGTATGACATACCGCGAAGATTTGCCCTTTGTTAAGGCAGAAATGGCAAAACTCGATTATAAATTTTAG
- a CDS encoding helix-turn-helix domain-containing protein: MDKKWCKFCEQWLEDSPDILTVLEIKAITGYCKTSVQGWIDRGLIKAFLTGRSNKIPKSSLLEFMSSSKFYNMHVKSKKLKAKLQEFERMIDNEN; encoded by the coding sequence ATGGACAAAAAATGGTGCAAATTTTGTGAGCAATGGTTAGAAGATTCTCCTGATATTTTAACCGTGCTTGAAATAAAAGCGATTACGGGTTATTGCAAAACCTCGGTTCAGGGATGGATTGACAGAGGCTTGATAAAAGCCTTTTTGACAGGCAGATCAAACAAAATTCCAAAGTCATCACTGCTTGAATTTATGAGCAGCAGCAAATTTTACAATATGCACGTAAAATCAAAGAAACTTAAGGCAAAATTACAAGAATTTGAAAGGATGATTGACAATGAAAATTAG